A genomic segment from Kallotenue papyrolyticum encodes:
- the gap gene encoding type I glyceraldehyde-3-phosphate dehydrogenase, whose amino-acid sequence MARVAINGFGRIGRQVFKAILERYPDELEIVAVNDLSDNETLAHLLRYDSTYGAFDGEVEATEDKFTVSYGDKTFDVHALAEKDPAKLPWGDLNIDIVIESTGRFTEAEKARAHIQAGAKKVLITAPAKGEDITICLGVNDEAYDHERHVIVSNASCTTNCLAPVAKVLHDRFGIRRGLMTTVHSYTMDQNLQDNIHRDLRRARAAAVNIVPTTTGAAKAVALVIPELKGKFDGFALRVPTPTVSIVDFVVELERATTVEAINQAFREYAEGEMEGILGVSDEQLVSSDFIGTDLSSIVDAPLTMGLGDNFFKVISWYDNEWGYSCRVADLAALMGEYFDGGQA is encoded by the coding sequence ATGGCACGTGTGGCAATCAACGGGTTTGGGCGTATCGGTCGCCAGGTCTTCAAGGCGATCCTGGAGCGCTATCCCGACGAGCTGGAGATCGTCGCGGTCAACGACCTGTCCGACAACGAGACGCTGGCGCATCTACTGCGCTACGACTCGACCTACGGCGCGTTCGACGGCGAAGTCGAAGCCACCGAAGACAAGTTTACCGTCAGCTACGGCGACAAAACCTTCGACGTCCATGCGCTGGCCGAGAAGGATCCTGCCAAGCTGCCCTGGGGCGATCTCAACATCGATATCGTGATCGAGTCGACCGGGCGCTTCACCGAGGCGGAGAAGGCGCGCGCGCACATCCAGGCGGGTGCCAAAAAGGTGCTGATCACCGCGCCGGCCAAGGGCGAGGACATCACCATCTGCCTGGGCGTCAACGACGAAGCCTACGATCACGAACGGCACGTGATCGTCTCCAACGCGAGCTGCACCACCAACTGTCTGGCGCCGGTCGCCAAGGTGCTGCACGATCGCTTCGGCATTCGCCGCGGCCTGATGACCACGGTCCACTCCTACACCATGGACCAGAACCTGCAGGACAACATCCACCGCGATCTGCGCCGTGCGCGCGCCGCGGCGGTCAACATCGTGCCCACCACCACCGGCGCAGCCAAGGCGGTGGCGCTGGTGATTCCGGAGCTCAAGGGCAAGTTCGACGGCTTCGCGTTGCGCGTGCCCACGCCCACGGTCTCGATCGTGGACTTCGTAGTCGAACTGGAGCGCGCCACCACCGTTGAAGCGATCAACCAGGCCTTCCGCGAGTACGCTGAGGGCGAGATGGAGGGCATCCTGGGCGTCTCCGACGAGCAGTTGGTGTCGAGCGACTTCATTGGCACCGACCTCAGCTCGATCGTTGACGCACCGCTAACCATGGGCCTGGGCGACAACTTCTTCAAGGTGATCTCCTGGTACGACAACGAGTGGGGCTATAGCTGCCGCGTGGCCGATCTCGCTGCGCTGATGGGCGAGTACTTCGACGGCGGACAGGCCTGA
- a CDS encoding CvpA family protein — protein sequence MTFALIPSIVIGVVILLGALNGWRRGGIREEAALIGVLLGALLVEFWAERWGQMVAEWFASTNVARLRWLVAMTLLFGTTVFSGYGVGLLLPRAPLKSTGRLTGALLGLITVTLALAFGLRYTQQFLYNQNTGSWILRDPLSRALVTWTDAALALAAAALALAAVVAGTLRLVRRLSRPTTPAPKPAAVPSKPAPASAAAPSPAGSSAGAGTPSGSATAPTQPVATRPPVGQQEKFIEPPRKP from the coding sequence ATGACTTTTGCGTTGATCCCATCTATCGTCATCGGCGTCGTGATCCTGCTGGGCGCGCTCAACGGCTGGCGGCGCGGCGGCATCCGCGAGGAAGCCGCGCTGATCGGCGTCCTGCTGGGCGCGTTGCTGGTGGAGTTCTGGGCCGAACGCTGGGGCCAGATGGTGGCCGAGTGGTTCGCCTCCACCAACGTCGCGCGCTTGCGCTGGCTGGTCGCCATGACGCTGCTGTTCGGCACCACGGTCTTCAGCGGCTACGGCGTGGGCCTGCTCTTGCCGCGTGCCCCGCTCAAAAGCACCGGTCGGCTGACCGGCGCGCTGCTGGGACTGATCACCGTCACGCTGGCGCTCGCCTTTGGTCTGCGCTACACCCAGCAGTTCCTGTACAACCAGAACACCGGCAGTTGGATCCTGCGCGACCCGCTGAGTCGCGCACTGGTGACCTGGACCGACGCCGCGCTGGCGCTGGCTGCTGCCGCGCTGGCGCTGGCCGCAGTCGTTGCCGGTACGCTGCGCCTGGTACGGCGCTTGAGTCGGCCCACGACGCCGGCGCCCAAGCCCGCCGCTGTGCCGTCCAAACCCGCGCCCGCCAGCGCAGCGGCACCATCACCTGCCGGCAGCTCCGCCGGAGCCGGTACGCCTTCCGGCAGCGCCACCGCGCCCACTCAGCCGGTCGCCACCCGTCCACCGGTCGGCCAGCAGGAGAAATTCATCGAGCCACCGCGCAAGCCCTGA
- the mfd gene encoding transcription-repair coupling factor has protein sequence MEIHELLRRLADLTVAQRLQAAIAAAPPEGIRVAPLIGAARPVLIAALAQSARLPLLVVTARLEQAARLRDDLCFWLDDERVLLLPASDALPYEHMSQGSEVIAGRLRVLQRLRDWRLGTSVAAPLVIVAPVKALLQPTLDPAELDAASQTITVGQRLDPRALVERLIALGYSAVAAVEAPGEVASRGGIIDVYPPTEAAPLRIEFFGDEVESIRRFDPLSQRSDRWRARSVTLPPPHDVPFWRREPALERLRALQSDDLRPEALAEWRLNLERLEAGLRFEGRAFYAPLFFGTPLPSLLRHLPPGAPVLWSEARELEQVAAELHAQAEESRAAQVRAQELPPDFPRPYLLWSELLAAAAAHPRIDLTGQPADAPAAAGLTVALDSDVFAPAERFAGQVTRALEQIARRLQAGEDVLIVSPQVGRMRELALEHHLPLAAEDAPTESDVAPNGRAGGRLALRHGTLGEGWSSRALGVTLYTDGEIFGFQPRRPVVTRRKRQQREIDRQAFLQTLAPGDYVVHVEHGIAIYEGLKRLQVEGIEREYLHLRFAGNDAIYVPVDQIDRVSKYIGAAEAVPALSRLGTADWERVKRRVKAAVEALARELLDLYAARQLAERPPYGPDTVWQRELEEAFPYVETDDQLQAIDEVKRDLELPRPMDRLICGDVGYGKTEVAIRAAFKVIQEGRQVAVLVPTTVLAQQHFDTFRKRMAAFPVTIEMLSRFRSPREQKAILERLRSGAIDILIGTHRLLSRDVQFHQLGLVIVDEEQRFGVRHKERLKQLRTDVDVLTLTATPIPRTLHMAMAGLRDLSVIDTPPEDRVPIKTYVMPWDDQLVREAIRREIGRGGQVYVVHNRVQTIYSFAARLQELVPEARLLIGHGQLEEHELERVMLQFFEGEADVLVCTTIIESGLDVPRANTIIIDEATNFGLAQLYQLRGRVGRSTQRAYAYLLYHPARRMTGEAQQRLEAIQEATELGAGFRIAMRDLEIRGAGNLLGPEQAGHIGAVGFDLYTRLLAQAVEQQRAEQAHLLKTARREQAAKSLQQSEQLRRAAVAATSAVRGEGGPITPIPLVSIDLPLTAYLPSDYISDDTLRLRVYQKLAQATTPQEIRFLRAELRDRFGPIPTPAEHLLLWLQVKALALRAGVAVIATVEDEISVRLPDRPLDRAALQRQFEAQPVRIGPQFARINRRAAGERWPELLIALLAALGRGAPVSA, from the coding sequence ATGGAGATTCACGAGCTGCTGCGTCGGCTGGCCGACCTGACCGTAGCGCAGCGTTTGCAGGCGGCCATCGCCGCCGCGCCGCCGGAGGGCATCCGCGTCGCACCGCTGATCGGCGCGGCGCGGCCGGTACTGATCGCGGCGCTGGCGCAATCCGCCAGGCTGCCGCTGTTGGTGGTCACCGCTCGTCTGGAGCAGGCGGCGCGGCTGCGCGATGACCTGTGCTTCTGGCTCGATGACGAGCGCGTCTTGCTGCTGCCGGCCAGCGACGCGCTGCCCTACGAGCATATGTCGCAGGGTAGCGAGGTGATCGCCGGGCGGCTGCGCGTGCTGCAGCGCCTGCGCGACTGGCGGCTGGGAACCAGCGTAGCCGCGCCGCTGGTGATCGTCGCGCCGGTCAAGGCGCTGTTGCAGCCGACGCTCGACCCCGCCGAGCTGGATGCCGCGAGCCAAACCATCACCGTCGGGCAGCGGCTCGATCCGCGCGCGCTGGTAGAGCGGCTTATCGCGCTGGGCTACAGCGCCGTGGCGGCAGTGGAAGCGCCCGGCGAGGTCGCCAGCCGCGGCGGGATCATCGATGTCTATCCCCCGACCGAGGCGGCACCGCTGCGCATCGAGTTCTTTGGCGACGAGGTGGAGAGCATTCGCCGCTTCGATCCGCTCAGCCAGCGCTCCGACCGGTGGCGGGCCCGCAGCGTGACGCTGCCGCCGCCGCACGACGTGCCCTTCTGGCGGCGTGAGCCGGCGCTGGAGCGTTTGCGCGCGCTGCAGAGCGACGATCTGCGTCCGGAGGCGCTGGCCGAGTGGCGGCTCAACCTGGAGCGGCTGGAGGCCGGGCTGCGCTTCGAAGGGCGCGCCTTTTACGCACCGCTGTTTTTCGGCACACCGCTGCCCAGCCTGCTCCGCCATCTGCCGCCGGGCGCGCCCGTGCTCTGGTCCGAAGCGCGCGAGCTGGAGCAGGTCGCTGCCGAGCTGCATGCCCAGGCCGAGGAGAGTCGCGCCGCACAGGTGCGCGCCCAGGAGCTTCCGCCCGATTTCCCGCGACCCTATCTGCTGTGGTCGGAGCTGCTTGCCGCAGCCGCGGCCCATCCGCGCATCGATCTCACCGGCCAGCCGGCGGACGCGCCCGCCGCTGCAGGGCTGACGGTGGCACTTGACAGCGACGTGTTTGCGCCCGCCGAGCGCTTCGCTGGCCAGGTGACACGGGCCCTGGAGCAGATCGCCCGGCGTCTGCAGGCGGGCGAGGATGTGCTGATCGTCTCGCCGCAGGTCGGGCGCATGCGCGAGCTGGCGCTGGAGCACCACCTGCCGCTGGCCGCCGAGGACGCGCCGACCGAGAGCGATGTTGCGCCCAACGGACGCGCCGGTGGGCGTCTCGCGCTGCGGCATGGCACGTTGGGCGAAGGCTGGAGCAGTCGCGCCCTGGGCGTGACGCTCTACACCGACGGCGAGATCTTCGGCTTTCAGCCGCGGCGTCCGGTGGTTACGCGGCGCAAACGCCAGCAGCGGGAGATCGATCGCCAGGCCTTTCTCCAGACGCTGGCGCCGGGCGACTACGTCGTCCACGTCGAGCACGGCATTGCGATCTACGAAGGGCTCAAACGCCTGCAGGTCGAGGGCATCGAACGCGAGTATCTGCATCTGCGCTTCGCCGGCAACGATGCGATCTACGTGCCGGTTGATCAGATCGATCGCGTCTCCAAGTACATCGGCGCGGCGGAGGCCGTGCCGGCGCTGTCGCGGCTGGGCACGGCCGACTGGGAGCGCGTCAAGCGCCGCGTCAAAGCCGCGGTCGAGGCCCTGGCGCGTGAGCTGCTCGACCTGTATGCCGCGCGGCAACTGGCCGAACGGCCGCCATACGGCCCCGACACCGTCTGGCAGCGCGAGCTGGAGGAGGCCTTTCCCTATGTCGAAACCGACGATCAGTTGCAGGCCATCGACGAGGTCAAGCGCGACCTGGAGCTGCCGCGGCCAATGGATCGCCTGATCTGCGGCGATGTGGGCTACGGCAAGACCGAGGTCGCCATTCGCGCAGCCTTCAAGGTGATCCAGGAGGGCCGTCAGGTAGCGGTGCTGGTGCCCACGACCGTGCTGGCACAGCAGCACTTCGATACCTTCCGCAAGCGCATGGCCGCCTTTCCGGTGACGATCGAGATGCTGTCGCGCTTTCGCAGTCCACGCGAGCAGAAGGCGATCCTGGAGCGGCTGCGCAGCGGCGCGATCGATATCCTGATCGGTACGCACCGGCTGCTGAGCCGGGATGTGCAGTTCCACCAGCTGGGCCTGGTGATCGTGGACGAGGAACAGCGCTTCGGGGTGCGGCACAAAGAACGGCTGAAGCAGTTGCGCACCGATGTGGACGTGCTGACGCTGACGGCCACGCCCATTCCGCGCACGCTGCACATGGCCATGGCCGGCCTGCGCGACCTGAGCGTGATCGACACGCCGCCCGAGGATCGTGTGCCGATCAAAACCTACGTCATGCCCTGGGACGACCAGCTGGTGCGTGAGGCGATCCGCCGCGAGATCGGACGTGGTGGCCAGGTCTATGTCGTCCACAACCGCGTGCAGACGATCTACTCGTTTGCGGCGCGACTGCAGGAGTTGGTCCCCGAGGCGCGCTTGCTGATCGGCCACGGCCAGCTCGAAGAACACGAGCTGGAGCGCGTGATGCTGCAGTTCTTCGAGGGCGAGGCCGATGTGCTGGTCTGCACCACGATCATCGAGAGCGGGCTGGACGTGCCGCGCGCCAACACGATCATCATCGACGAGGCGACCAACTTCGGCCTGGCGCAGCTCTACCAGTTGCGCGGACGTGTCGGGCGTTCGACCCAGCGCGCCTACGCCTACCTGCTCTACCATCCTGCGCGGCGCATGACCGGTGAGGCGCAGCAACGCCTGGAGGCGATCCAGGAGGCGACCGAGCTGGGCGCGGGCTTTCGCATCGCCATGCGCGACCTGGAGATTCGCGGCGCGGGCAACCTGCTGGGGCCGGAACAGGCCGGGCATATCGGCGCGGTGGGCTTCGACCTCTATACGCGGCTGCTGGCCCAGGCGGTGGAGCAGCAACGCGCCGAGCAGGCGCACCTGCTCAAAACGGCGCGCCGTGAGCAGGCCGCGAAGAGCCTGCAGCAGAGCGAGCAATTGCGCCGCGCCGCGGTGGCGGCCACGTCTGCCGTGCGCGGCGAGGGCGGACCGATCACGCCTATTCCGCTCGTGTCGATCGATCTGCCGCTGACCGCCTACCTGCCCAGCGACTATATCAGCGACGATACGTTGCGGCTGCGCGTCTACCAGAAGCTGGCGCAGGCCACAACGCCGCAGGAGATTCGCTTTCTGCGCGCCGAGTTGCGCGATCGCTTCGGGCCGATCCCCACCCCCGCCGAGCATCTGCTGCTCTGGCTGCAGGTCAAGGCGCTGGCGCTGCGTGCGGGCGTCGCGGTGATCGCCACGGTCGAGGACGAGATCAGCGTGCGCCTGCCGGATCGGCCGCTCGATCGCGCCGCGCTGCAACGTCAGTTCGAGGCGCAGCCCGTGCGCATCGGCCCGCAGTTCGCACGCATCAACCGGCGCGCCGCGGGCGAGCGCTGGCCGGAGCTGCTGATTGCGCTGCTGGCGGCGCTGGGGCGTGGCGCGCCGGTCTCGGCCTGA
- a CDS encoding glucose-1-phosphate thymidylyltransferase gives MKGLVLSGGKGTRLYPLTYTKAKQLIPVANKPVLFRVIEAIRDAGIREIGIVVGDTAAEVKEAVGRGERWGVEITYIHQSAPLGLAHAVKESREFLGDDRFVMFLGDNCIQGGISPLIEQFGQSDWNAQIVLTRVSDPSHYGVAELDDDGRIVRLVEKPKEPRSNLALVGIYMFDRSIWEAIANIKPSWRGELEITDAIQYLVEHGYRVYPYIHRGWWIDTGKKADMLDANRLVLEEIEHRVEGFVDRDSQLIGKVTVEAGAEVINSVIRGPAIIGENARIVNSYIGPFTAIYHHTVIEDSEIEHSIVLEHSSIVAIPHRIEDSLIGRNVKVHRSPIKPKAYRLTLGDHSDIGLL, from the coding sequence ATGAAAGGATTGGTGCTCAGCGGGGGCAAGGGCACGCGTCTGTATCCGCTGACCTATACCAAAGCCAAGCAACTGATTCCGGTCGCCAACAAGCCGGTGCTGTTTCGCGTCATCGAAGCCATCCGCGATGCCGGCATTCGCGAGATCGGCATTGTGGTGGGCGATACGGCCGCCGAAGTCAAGGAAGCGGTCGGCCGCGGCGAGCGCTGGGGCGTGGAGATTACCTACATCCACCAGAGCGCGCCGCTGGGACTGGCGCATGCTGTCAAGGAAAGCCGCGAGTTTTTGGGCGACGACCGCTTCGTGATGTTTCTGGGCGATAACTGCATCCAGGGCGGTATCTCGCCGCTGATCGAGCAGTTCGGCCAGAGCGACTGGAACGCCCAGATCGTGCTGACGCGGGTGAGCGATCCCTCGCACTACGGCGTGGCCGAGCTGGACGATGACGGGCGCATTGTGCGTCTGGTGGAGAAGCCCAAGGAGCCGCGCTCCAATCTGGCGCTGGTCGGCATCTACATGTTCGATCGCAGCATCTGGGAGGCGATCGCCAACATCAAGCCCTCCTGGCGCGGTGAATTGGAGATCACCGATGCGATCCAGTACCTGGTGGAGCATGGCTACCGTGTTTATCCCTACATCCATCGCGGCTGGTGGATCGATACTGGCAAAAAGGCCGACATGCTTGACGCCAACCGCCTGGTGCTGGAGGAGATCGAGCACCGCGTCGAGGGCTTTGTCGATCGCGACTCCCAACTGATCGGCAAGGTGACTGTCGAAGCCGGCGCCGAGGTGATCAACAGCGTGATTCGTGGGCCGGCGATCATTGGCGAGAATGCGCGCATCGTCAATTCCTACATCGGCCCCTTTACGGCGATCTACCACCATACCGTGATCGAGGACAGCGAGATCGAACATTCGATCGTGCTGGAGCACTCCTCGATCGTGGCCATTCCCCACCGCATCGAGGATAGCCTGATCGGGCGCAACGTCAAGGTGCACCGCTCGCCGATCAAGCCCAAAGCCTACCGGCTAACGCTGGGCGACCACTCCGACATTGGGCTGTTGTGA
- a CDS encoding SH3 domain-containing protein produces MLSRDDLPGRMSPAQSLHHLQQRLLTSSCATSSAIQRFLADARLRHGRVVRYARNLFIGVSIPAALVLGSALPQARPSLPLEPVAATFALQGALSAFAGDLAVPEVATADEFIFSADAGLAAPVSAGRFVPVTVEVANLRSGPGTSYERIGKLRQGQTVKLLGRNGDWFKVETSSGQTGWIHSELVSASQQVIGSLTTIEVPAASTTSRIIVGATTEENVNLRSGPGTTYESLGKLPAGTKLEVIGQREGWYRVATANGTVGWVSASFFSIGGTPRLSTPAASGPIVGSVAANRVNLRQGPSTAFGSFGKMAAGVQLEVLAQHGGWYKVRSPRGTIGWVAQELVNLSPEAAKRVPVTNDVPAAPKPVKAVPAASAAGALGYQAAQLALKFVGARYVYGGASPRGFDCSGLTSYVYRQLGVHLPHKASAQFSTRYGQRVSFGELAPGDLVFFANTAGPGITHVALYVGNGMMVSANTPRTGVQYVSIHGSYWRRHFAGAIRPYR; encoded by the coding sequence ATGTTGAGTCGAGACGACTTGCCCGGTCGCATGTCGCCTGCTCAGTCGTTGCACCATCTCCAGCAGCGTCTGCTTACATCCAGTTGTGCCACGTCATCCGCGATTCAGCGCTTCCTGGCCGATGCGCGCCTGCGTCACGGGCGCGTGGTGCGTTATGCGCGCAACCTGTTCATTGGCGTCTCGATCCCAGCGGCGCTGGTGCTTGGCAGTGCGCTCCCGCAAGCGCGGCCCAGCCTGCCGCTCGAGCCGGTCGCGGCAACCTTCGCGCTCCAGGGCGCGCTCAGCGCCTTTGCCGGCGACCTGGCCGTGCCGGAGGTTGCCACCGCGGATGAGTTCATCTTCAGCGCCGATGCCGGCCTGGCCGCGCCGGTGAGCGCCGGGCGCTTCGTGCCGGTAACGGTTGAAGTCGCCAACCTGCGTAGTGGGCCGGGCACCAGCTACGAGCGCATCGGCAAGCTGCGCCAGGGTCAAACGGTCAAGCTGCTGGGGCGCAACGGCGACTGGTTCAAGGTGGAGACCAGCAGCGGCCAGACAGGCTGGATCCACAGTGAGTTGGTCTCGGCCTCGCAACAGGTGATCGGCTCGCTCACAACGATCGAGGTGCCGGCGGCCAGCACAACGTCGCGTATTATCGTGGGCGCGACGACCGAGGAGAACGTCAACCTGCGCAGCGGGCCGGGCACCACCTACGAGTCGCTGGGCAAGCTGCCGGCGGGCACCAAGCTTGAAGTGATCGGCCAGCGCGAGGGTTGGTACCGCGTCGCCACGGCCAACGGTACGGTCGGCTGGGTCAGCGCCTCCTTCTTCAGCATCGGCGGCACGCCCAGGCTCAGCACGCCGGCGGCATCCGGGCCGATCGTCGGCTCGGTCGCGGCCAATCGCGTCAACCTGCGCCAGGGGCCGAGCACCGCCTTCGGCAGCTTCGGCAAGATGGCGGCCGGGGTGCAGCTTGAAGTGCTGGCGCAGCATGGCGGCTGGTACAAGGTGCGCTCGCCGCGCGGCACGATCGGCTGGGTGGCGCAGGAGCTGGTCAACCTCAGCCCGGAGGCGGCCAAGCGCGTGCCGGTCACCAACGATGTGCCGGCGGCACCCAAGCCGGTCAAAGCGGTGCCGGCAGCCAGCGCGGCCGGCGCGCTGGGCTATCAGGCGGCGCAGTTGGCGCTCAAGTTCGTCGGCGCGCGCTATGTCTATGGCGGCGCCAGCCCGCGCGGCTTCGACTGCTCCGGCCTGACCAGCTATGTCTACCGACAGTTGGGCGTGCACCTGCCGCACAAGGCCAGCGCCCAGTTCAGCACGCGCTATGGGCAGCGCGTCAGCTTCGGCGAGCTGGCACCGGGCGACCTGGTCTTCTTCGCCAACACCGCCGGGCCGGGCATCACGCATGTGGCGCTCTACGTCGGCAACGGCATGATGGTCTCGGCCAACACACCGCGCACCGGTGTGCAGTATGTCAGCATCCACGGCAGCTACTGGCGCCGTCACTTTGCCGGCGCGATCCGCCCCTATCGCTAA
- a CDS encoding patatin-like phospholipase family protein translates to MQARERWLGLALGGGGSKGSAHIGVLQALETLGVPIDAIAGTSIGGLVAALYGVGYRPVEIEQWFLRARARRIMERDPSGRGFLGMRRIAALLHEALGARTFADARLPLAMVAVDLRSAREVVIREGLLVEAVLATIAVPGIFPPLLRGEQLLVDGGVLNNVPVDVVRGLGAERVIAVDLGAIAPWFELSRPRPGHGAWSPRHWLPRAPLAVAERSLAIMMARMSELRLAQTAPDVVLRPAVTTLLPYDFTRTIEGRMLGERAVFEQRAAIEALKAWRVGDERCADTQSG, encoded by the coding sequence ATGCAAGCAAGAGAGCGTTGGTTGGGACTGGCACTGGGCGGTGGTGGCAGCAAGGGCTCGGCGCATATCGGCGTGCTGCAGGCGCTGGAGACACTGGGCGTGCCGATCGATGCCATCGCCGGTACCAGCATCGGCGGGCTGGTCGCGGCGCTGTATGGCGTTGGCTACCGTCCGGTGGAGATCGAGCAGTGGTTTCTGCGGGCGCGCGCCCGGCGCATCATGGAGCGCGATCCCAGCGGACGCGGGTTTCTGGGGATGCGCCGCATCGCTGCGCTGTTACATGAGGCCTTGGGCGCGCGCACCTTTGCCGATGCACGGCTGCCGCTGGCGATGGTGGCGGTCGATCTGCGCAGTGCACGCGAGGTGGTGATCCGCGAGGGGTTGCTGGTGGAAGCGGTGTTGGCGACGATTGCCGTCCCGGGGATCTTTCCGCCGCTGCTGCGTGGTGAGCAGCTCTTGGTGGACGGCGGTGTGCTCAACAACGTCCCGGTCGATGTGGTGCGCGGGCTGGGCGCCGAGCGGGTGATCGCCGTCGATCTGGGCGCGATCGCACCCTGGTTTGAGCTGAGCCGCCCTAGGCCCGGGCATGGCGCGTGGTCGCCGCGGCACTGGTTGCCGCGCGCGCCGCTGGCCGTGGCCGAGCGCTCGCTGGCAATCATGATGGCGCGCATGAGCGAATTGCGCCTGGCGCAGACCGCGCCCGATGTGGTTTTGCGGCCGGCGGTGACCACGCTGCTGCCCTACGATTTCACGCGCACCATCGAGGGTCGTATGCTTGGCGAGCGCGCTGTCTTCGAGCAGCGCGCCGCGATCGAAGCATTGAAAGCCTGGCGGGTGGGTGATGAGCGTTGCGCCGACACGCAATCGGGCTGA
- the rplI gene encoding 50S ribosomal protein L9, with the protein MKVVLMQDVPNLGKAGEIKEVANGYGRNYLIPKGYAALATEGLIKQAQERAAAQRRREQKARAEAEQLAQRLNGQTLRFVVRVGELERLYGSITNVDLAEKIKEQFGVEIDRRRIDLGDPIRRAGVYSVPIRLAGDIEARVNVVVEGEGAPSETGAPSDASDAA; encoded by the coding sequence ATGAAAGTGGTATTGATGCAGGACGTGCCGAACCTGGGCAAGGCCGGCGAGATCAAAGAGGTGGCCAACGGTTATGGCCGCAACTACCTGATTCCCAAGGGCTACGCCGCGCTGGCAACCGAGGGGCTGATCAAACAGGCGCAGGAGCGCGCGGCGGCCCAGCGGCGCCGCGAACAGAAGGCACGCGCCGAAGCCGAGCAACTGGCGCAGCGCCTCAACGGCCAGACCCTGCGCTTTGTGGTACGCGTCGGTGAGCTGGAGCGCCTGTACGGCTCGATCACCAACGTGGACCTTGCCGAGAAGATCAAGGAGCAATTCGGCGTCGAGATCGATCGCCGGCGCATCGACCTGGGCGATCCGATCCGCCGCGCCGGTGTGTACTCGGTGCCGATCCGCCTGGCCGGCGATATCGAAGCCCGTGTCAACGTCGTGGTCGAAGGCGAGGGCGCGCCGAGTGAAACGGGCGCTCCCTCGGACGCCTCCGACGCGGCCTGA
- the dnaB gene encoding replicative DNA helicase, whose amino-acid sequence MEKPLPHNEHAERATLGAIFLDRDAIVPIAAWLAPEHFYFEKHAWIYEAQLACYNRRVPPDLATVADELRRQERLEQIGGVPFLIELADAVPTAYHVEYYARIVERTAVLRRLIQAGGKIAALGYEETDDVEQTLDAAERELFSVSQRRGVQGFVSLAQVIDQYYEYLSEIQERGPELTGIPTGFIDFDRMTGGLHKSDLIILAARPGVGKSSLAMTIAFNVAMQQKLPVGVFALEMGRDQLLQRLLATHTGIDSQKLRTGRISTSELTVLMDAMGQLSAAPIYIDDTPGLTVHEVRSKSRRLQAEHGLELLIIDYLQLMAGSGRRNENRVQEVSEISRSLKALARELNIPVIALSQLSRAVEGRTSHVPVLADLRESGSIEQDADIVLFIYREELYDKDTDKKGIAEIHIAKHRNGPLGVVPLYFDQRTTRFRDLAPYQSPEGY is encoded by the coding sequence GTGGAAAAACCCCTGCCGCATAACGAACATGCCGAACGCGCAACGCTCGGTGCGATCTTTCTAGACCGCGACGCGATCGTGCCGATTGCGGCCTGGCTGGCGCCGGAGCATTTCTACTTCGAAAAACACGCCTGGATCTACGAGGCGCAACTGGCCTGCTACAACCGGCGCGTACCGCCCGATCTGGCGACCGTCGCCGACGAGCTGCGTCGCCAGGAGCGGCTGGAGCAGATCGGCGGCGTGCCCTTTCTGATCGAGCTGGCCGATGCCGTGCCGACGGCCTACCACGTCGAGTACTACGCGCGCATTGTCGAACGCACGGCCGTGCTGCGTCGGCTGATCCAGGCCGGTGGCAAGATCGCCGCGCTGGGCTACGAAGAGACCGACGATGTCGAACAGACGCTGGACGCCGCCGAGCGCGAACTCTTCAGCGTCTCGCAGCGGCGCGGCGTGCAGGGCTTCGTCTCGCTGGCACAGGTCATCGACCAATACTACGAGTACCTCAGCGAGATCCAGGAGCGCGGCCCGGAACTCACCGGCATTCCCACCGGCTTCATCGACTTCGATCGCATGACCGGCGGCCTGCACAAATCGGACCTGATCATCCTAGCAGCGCGACCCGGCGTCGGTAAGTCGAGCTTGGCCATGACCATCGCCTTCAACGTGGCGATGCAACAGAAGCTGCCGGTCGGTGTCTTCGCGCTGGAGATGGGGCGCGACCAACTGCTCCAGCGCTTGCTGGCCACCCACACCGGCATCGACTCACAGAAGCTGCGCACCGGGCGCATCAGCACCAGCGAACTGACCGTGCTGATGGATGCCATGGGCCAGCTCTCCGCCGCGCCGATCTACATCGACGATACGCCCGGCCTGACGGTCCACGAGGTACGCTCCAAGTCGCGCCGTCTGCAGGCTGAGCATGGCCTGGAACTGCTGATCATCGACTACCTGCAACTGATGGCCGGCAGTGGCCGCCGGAACGAAAACCGCGTGCAGGAGGTCTCCGAGATCTCGCGCTCGCTCAAAGCGCTGGCCCGCGAACTCAACATCCCGGTGATCGCGTTGTCGCAGCTCTCGCGCGCCGTGGAAGGCCGCACCAGCCACGTGCCCGTGCTGGCCGATCTGCGCGAATCGGGATCGATCGAGCAGGATGCCGACATTGTTTTGTTTATCTACCGCGAAGAACTATACGATAAAGATACAGACAAAAAAGGCATTGCTGAGATTCATATTGCCAAGCACCGGAACGGCCCGCTGGGCGTGGTACCGTTGTATTTTGATCAACGCACCACACGCTTCCGCGATCTGGCGCCCTACCAGTCGCCGGAGGGCTATTAG